ACGTGAAGCCGGGCACCTACCTGGACCTCAAGTGGTGGCAGGATCTCTACAAGAACGTGGATCCCAAGACCGCGGCCATCAAGGCGCGCGTTGCGATCATCGAGGGCGTGGCTGGTGGGTTCTTCTCCACGGCGCGCCTGAACGGGTTCAACAAGGTAGTGGGCCCGTTCCCCGGCGTCAAGGTGGTCGGGACGCTGCCGGCCGACTGGAACCGCGAGAAGGGGCGCAAGGCCGCCGAGGACTTCCTGACCCGCAATCCCAAGGGCAGTCTCGAGGCAATCTGGGCTGCTTCCAACGAGATGGGGCTGGGAGCAATGCTCTCTGCTGAGGCAGCCAAGCGCACCGAGATCAAGGTCTTCACCAACGACGTGACCCCGGAATCCACCGAGCGGATTGCCGAGGGGAGATTGATGGCCGAGACCTGGCACGGCTTCCCTGAGTGGGGCTGGTACGGCACGAAGTTTGCCGTGATGCTGGCCCTGGGGCAGAAGGCCGATGTGCCCCAGCTTTTTGACATCCGTCCCCGCACCGTGTGGAAGGGCAACGCGCGGGAATACTACCCCAACCCCAAGCTGGAACCCGTAAACTGGGCCGCCATCAAGGCCAAGTTCAAGTAGGAATCCGGCGGGCTGGGGGTTCACTCAGACCTCCAGCCCGCGGTCAAATGCATGCAGCAGGTGCTTGCATGGAGGGATGATCGCATGGGAGTACGCGGTAAGGTGGCGGTGATCACAGGAGGCGGCGCAGGCATCGGCCGCGCCGCGGCCCTCCTGTTTGCGCGCGAGGGTGCGAGGGTAGTCGTGGCAGATGTGGACAGGGAAGCCGGCGCCGCCACCGTTGCGCAGATAGCCGCCGAGGGCGGGGAGGCCACGTTCGTGGCCGCGGATGTGTCCAGGCCGAATGAGGTCGGCCTCATGGTAGAAGCGACCCTGACAGCCTTCGGGCGCCTTGATATTCTGGTGAACAACGCGGCGATCTACCGCCAGGGCGACGCTGAGACCACGAACGAGGACGACTGGCAGCGCATGCTGGAGGTGAACCTGACCGGCCCGTTCCTGTGCGCCAGGTACTGCATCCCCGTGATGCGCCGCGGGGGCGGCGGCGTGATCGTCAACGTGGCTTCTGAGGCCGGTCTCGTGGGAATCAAGGGACAGGTGGCCTACAATGTCACCAAGGCAGGGCTGATCGGCCTTACCAGGAGCCTGGCCGTGGACGGTGCGCCGACGATCCGCGCCAACTGCATCTGCCCGGGCACCTCTGATACTCCCCTGGTCGCGGCGGCGGTGGCGCGCCAGCCGGACCCGGCGGCGGCCCGGCGCGCCCTTGAGTCGGTCCGGCCAATGGACCGGCTGGGGCGCCCCGAAGAGATTGCCTTCGGCATCCTGTGCCTGGCGTCCGACGATCTCGCCTACGCGACAGGGGCCGTGCTTTCCGTAGACGGCGGGTACACGGCGCAGTAGGGGTTCTGAGGTGTCCGGCGGCGAGATCCTCCGACTCGAGGGCATTGACAAGCGCTTCCCAGGTGTCCACGCCCTGGACCAGGTGGACCTCGACCTCGCAGAGGGCGAGATCCACATGCTGCTGGGCGAGAA
The window above is part of the Armatimonadota bacterium genome. Proteins encoded here:
- a CDS encoding sugar ABC transporter substrate-binding protein encodes the protein MKCRGLTWRVVTMSVAAVLALSLSSMAGPPLPKVVIGWTPPDITGVFKTATDFFEKGAADAKKAGIEVQVISRSPATHVAFADQVAIIEDYIQRKVSVIAISPIEVEVVIPAIKKANAAGIPVIIVNLLEPIKGVDVASYIGFDNTVAGMISAYSLLDYYGGPGVLGTGRKVDVKPGTYLDLKWWQDLYKNVDPKTAAIKARVAIIEGVAGGFFSTARLNGFNKVVGPFPGVKVVGTLPADWNREKGRKAAEDFLTRNPKGSLEAIWAASNEMGLGAMLSAEAAKRTEIKVFTNDVTPESTERIAEGRLMAETWHGFPEWGWYGTKFAVMLALGQKADVPQLFDIRPRTVWKGNAREYYPNPKLEPVNWAAIKAKFK
- a CDS encoding glucose 1-dehydrogenase, producing MGVRGKVAVITGGGAGIGRAAALLFAREGARVVVADVDREAGAATVAQIAAEGGEATFVAADVSRPNEVGLMVEATLTAFGRLDILVNNAAIYRQGDAETTNEDDWQRMLEVNLTGPFLCARYCIPVMRRGGGGVIVNVASEAGLVGIKGQVAYNVTKAGLIGLTRSLAVDGAPTIRANCICPGTSDTPLVAAAVARQPDPAAARRALESVRPMDRLGRPEEIAFGILCLASDDLAYATGAVLSVDGGYTAQ